The DNA segment AAGATATACAAAAGAGTGTAGAGTTTTATACAAATATTTTAGGGATGAAAGAAGAGATTTTTAAAGGTAATAGAGTTGCACTTAAATTTGGTCATCAAAAGATAAATTTACATGAATTGGGAAATGAGTTTGAACCAAAAGCACAAAATGTAAAAGAGGGAAGTGCTGATTTGTGTTTTATAACCCAAATGAGTGTTTTAGAGTTTAAAAATCATATTGAATCATTTGGCATTGAAATAATTGAAGGACCTATAAAAAGAACAGGTGCAAATGGTGAAATTAACTCTATATATTTAAGAGATCCAGATGGAAATTTAATAGAAGTTTCAAACTATATTTATGCCATATAACATACCAAAAGGTATGTTATTTAAAAAGCTGATAAATTGAAGAGAAATCCTCTTCTCCTCTTCCATCTTTTTTCATTTGACCAAATAGTTCTTTTGGTACAGCTGCTGTAAATAGTGGTTGATTTAAACTATAAGCCAAATCTTGAAGAGTGTGTAGGTCTTTATAAATTGCATTGTTTGAGAAGTGTGCAGAAAAATCCTCTTCAATTAGTTTTTGAGTTTTTCCTTTTAAAACTAATGATTGTCCACCACCAACTCCAAGTATCTCTAAAAGTTTTGGTTTTTCAATATCACAAGCCTCTCCAAGTGCAGTACACTCTGCAATTGTTGCCATAAATGAGCCCAAACACAGATTGTTTATAAGTTTCATTTTTGAAGCTTTTCCAGGTTCTTTTAGATAAAAAATCTCTTTCCCAAATTTTTCAAGTAGTGGTTTACACTCATCAAAAGTCTCTTTCTCTCCAGAAGCTACAATTGTAACTGCTCCTTGAAGGGCAGGAATAACACTTCCAAAAATTGGAGCTTCTAAATACTCTCCACCATTTTGGGAAATTTTATTATGGAAAGTCAAAACTTTTTCATAATGGTTTGTGGTTAAATCTATGATAGTTTTACCCTGTAAATCAGCACTTAATAAACCATTTTCCATTTCAAATATATTTTCAACTGCCAAAGACTCAAAAAGACACATAAAAACTATATCGCAGTTGTCTATAAGCTCTTTTGGTGAGTCAAATACTTCATAGCCTGAATCTAAAGCTTTAGATTTAGTTCTATTATAAACTTTCAGTTTTTCTCCCATGTCAGTTAATCTTTTTGCAACTGCACTTCCTAAATTTCCCAGTCCTATAAATCCAATAGCCATATTAATCCTTTCACTTTTTTTTATTATAGTTAATTTTATTTAAAATTTATATAGACAATAAAAATTATTAATATAAAAATTTTATTATTAGGAATAGTTTATGCATTAATAAAAAAAAGGAGTTAACATGAGTTTTATAGAAAAAACCGAAATGGAACTAATCCAGTTAGCTATTACAAGTGAAGATTTAGAGTTATTAGAGCTATTGTTTAAATCAGAGAAGATGAATGTAAGAAGAGCATTGGCAAGAAATAAAAATATTGATGCAACGTTGGCAAATAAACTACTTTTTGATCCAGTGTTAAATGTCTCATATATTGCCTCTTTTAATCCTAATACAACCCAAAAAAGAGAGTTTGATGAAGATATGATAACACCCTGTGTTAAATGTAGTATTGATGAGAGAAAGTTGGATTGTTTAAATTGCATTTATTTTAAAAATTTATAGAGTATCCCATTTTTTCCCCATATTATCCTTTTATACTACAAATAAAAAAGGATAAAAATGAAAAAAATATTACTGTTATCATTTTCAGCTTGTATATTATTAGCAAGTGAACAAAATTTTGTGGAGTTTGGTGTTGCTACTAAAAGTAGTAAAAATAATTTTTCTACTATTGGTGAAGATAGTATAAATTCACAAAAGGCAAAGAGTGAAAGTGACACCTCACCTTATTTGAACTTTTTTTATGGATATAACTTAAGTGATTCTACAAATATCTATGCTAGTTATAATAATGAGTTAAGAGTTGGTTCTAAAATGAATACCTCTTTTGGAAATTTTAACTTTGGAATAAAATATAGTGCATATGACGCTTGGGAAGACCCTTTTTTACTTGGTACCAATAGAGTGGAGACTGATGTAAGAGAGTTAGGCGCTTATTTAGAGTATGGAGTATCTTTTTCAAATATTCATCAAGGTAAAATCAAATATGAATTTAGTTCAGTAGATTATAATAAAGAAAATATAGTAAAAGAGTTAGAACGTGAAGGATATAGACATATACTTGGTTTTGACAATATGTGGAAACTTAAATTTTTTGAAAGAGATATTAATTATATGGCAAATGTTTCTTACGAAATGTATGATGCTGATGGAAAAGCAAGTGCTTATGATAGATATGATTTAATATTAGGGTTTAGTACTCCTGTTTCTGAAAATCTTACTCTCTCTTCTTTTATAGATATTGGTAAAAAGAATTATGATGAAACTAACCCTGTTTTTAATAAAAAAATTGATTCAACTATAACAGGAATCAATGCAAATCTAAGATGGGACAATATACTAAATTACAAAAGTGTATATATGAATTTTAAAGCAGGATACTTAGAAGAAGATGCAAATACAGATTTTTATGATAAAGAGACAACTTATGGAATAATAAGTTTAGGTTACAAGTTTTAATTAAAACTTGAGGAGTTTATTTTGAAGTTAATAGACTAATTATAAACTCCGCACCATCTTTTCTATTTACAACTTCAAGCTTTCCTTTCATATTTTTTTCAATGATAATTTTAGACATATAAAGACCTATTCCTAAGCCACTCTCTTTTGTTGTAAAATAGGGTTCAAAAATTTTTTTTAGGATTTTTTCTTCTATGCCACCAGCATTATCTATTATTTTGATAATAAAATATTTATCGGTTTTAGAGAGTTCTATTACTATTTTAGGATTTATTGTTTTATTTTTTATAAATTCATCTTTGGCATTATTCAATAGATTAAATATCACTTGAGAAAGCTGTCCTTTATAAGTGTTTATTTGAAAATCTTTTTTATAAAATAGTTTAATTTCTATATCTAATACTTTAAAACTCTCATTTAACAACCTAATATTCTCTTTTATACACTCAATAAGTGAAAAATCGCTTTGAAGTTTTGATGTCTTAAAAAAATTCCTAAAATCATCAATTGTTTGTGACATAAACTCTATTTGTCTATTTGCTTCTTCACTTTTTTTACTAATATATTCATTGTTTAGTTTGTTATTATCATAAGCAGCTTTAATATTCATAATAATATATGATAAATGGGTTAGAGGTTGTCTCCATTGATGGGCAATATTACCTATCATTTCACCCATTGAAGCTAATTTACTCTGATTTATCAAAAGGGTTTCATTTTGTTGTTTTTCTAGCTCTATTTGTCTGATTTTTAATCCTAATGCAAGGGAGAAAATAAGAGATTCCAAAGGTATTCCTATATGTAAAAGATATAAATCGTTCATCTCAAAAAAATTTGTTTCAGAGAAAAAGACAATTGAAAAAAGTAAAGCCCACCCTATTAAATAGATAATAGCAGTTTTATTTCCCCTTTTTAATACAACAAATGCTGAAAAAATCAAAATCAAAATAACATAATGTAATGAGATGTACTCAAATATATTAAGACTTTGAGAAAATAGAATCATAAAAGAGTTTATGATTATAATAAGAGCTAAAACTTTAAGAGCTTTATGGATAGATGGAGTATATTTTTTGGTATCTAAAAATTCCAAATTAAATAAAATGGAAAAAAATAGTATAAAATTTATCAATATTGAGATTGATGAATCTATAATTTTTTCATTAACAGTTGTTATGCAACTAAAAATAAACATCTCTTTATACATAATAAGCAATAAAAAGAATAACAATAATTGTAAAATTGAATAGTATAAAAAAGCTCGTTTTTTATTTGATAAATAAAATACTAAATTGTATAAAAAAGCACAAAGCAATATACCATATGAGATTCCAAAAAAGATTTTTTCATTTTTTAAAATATAGTTATATTCCAACTCATTATATATTTTTATATAAAACTTTGGCAAGTTATTATTTGCTTTAAAGACTAAAATCAAAGGCTCATTAATATCTTTATCGATTTTTATTAGAGGATAATCATCATTTAGTCTATATTTTAAATTTGAAGAGACAAAAATATCTGGTTTGCAAAATATTTTTATATAGAAGATTTCATTATTTAGTATTTTTTTGTTTATATTAATTTTAAAAGTTATATCTTTATTTGTTTGAATATTTTTATAATTAGAGTTTTCAAAAGGTTCAAAAGTGATTCCATCATATGAGATAAATTTTGAACCAAATAGTGAATCTTTTATTGTTGTAGCATCTAAGTTTATTAAAATTAAAAAGATAAAAAGGATAATTCTAAGCATTTAATTTATAACCTATGCCAGATATGTTTTTGATACTCTCTTTTGAGATCTTTTTTCTTAACTCTTTTACAATAGTTCTTAAAGCATCTTCGGTCATCAAACCTTTCCACACATAATTGTTTAATTCACTATATTTTACTGCTCTTTTATTATTATTTATTAATAATTCTAAAAATAGAAGCTCTTTTTTTGTCAAAACTATAGGTTCTTTATCTTTGAATAAAGTTTTATTATAAGTATCAAAAGTAAAATTATCTGAAAATTTAAAAATATTTTTATTATCAATCATATCTTCTATACATGATTTTAATACGGGTAAAAGTTTATTAGCTGTTAATGGTTTTAATAAATATTTTACCAAACCCAATTCAACAGCTTCAAGTAAATACGAAGTTTCTAAAAATGCAGTAGCTAATATTATTTTGGTTTTTTTATCATCTTTTCGTATTTTTCTTATCATCTCCAATCCGTTTAGTTTAGGCATTTTTATATCTGTTATTATAATATCAGGGATATGAAGTTTATATTTTTCAAAACCCTCTAAACCATCTTTTGCTTCAATTACATTATCACAATAAAAACCTAAATACTCTACGGCATTTTCCCTTATAAAATCTTCATCATCAATATATAAAATTTTTAAGTTTTTTAACTCTTCCATAATTAGTTCTCCTTTCTTATTATAATTAAAAAAAGATGTGGTAATTATGGTTTTAATTTATATATTTATTAAAATTGCAATTATTATAAGAATAAAGCCTGAACTCTTTTCTATATAGTTTGAATAGTTCTCCAAAAAAATCTTACTTTTTTTATTTGTAACCAAATAAACTATAAATATATCCCACAATAAAACAGCAAAAAACATCCATGCTGCATAAAATATTTGGATTGAAAATGAAGTATCATTTTGTATAGAAATAGAAAACATTGTAAAATAAAATATTGAATTTTTTGGGTTTAAAATCGCTGAAAAAAATCCCATAGAAAAGTATTTAAAGATATCTTTTTTTGTTTTCTTTTTTTCGATTTTTTTACCAAATAGTTCCCTTTTTTTCGATTTTAAGAGTAAAAAACCAATATATAAAAGATAAATAGAACCTAATATTTTTATTGTTGCAAATATTAATTGATTCTCTTTTATTAAACTTATTCCAAAAAGTGCAAGTAAAATATAAAAAAGGTTTGCAAAAGCAATACCTGTGGATGTTAATATTCCTCCCAATTTACCATATTTAGATGAGTTTGATAATATAATAAAAAAATCTACTCCTGGACTCAATAATGCCATAAAGTGAGCTAAAGCAAGGGTTAAAAACCCTATCATAAAATTTTCCATAATCCTCCTTTTAAAGAAGGAATTATAAATTACAATTTTGTTTTAGTCTTGTACAAAATTGAGTCTATAATTGTTTGGAGTAACTGCAACTATTTTTGTAAAATTTCTATGGAAATGGCTTTGGTCTGAAAAACCACATTCAAGGGCAACATCTACAATAGAACCTCCCTCTTGAAGAAGTTTTTTTGCTTGGTTTATTTTCAAATTGACTAAATAGGAATGGGGTGTTATTTTTAGTTGGTTTTTAAAAAGTCTTATAATATAAAAAAGGTTTAAATCAAACTCTTTTGATATCTCATTTAGTGAAATGTTCTCTTTGTAATGGATTTTCAAATAGTCTAATATTTTATCAATTATCTCATTATCTTCATCATTTTTTATATCTTCAAAACCATCTTCGAAAAGAGTAGTAAAAAAACAGATAAGTTCATTTTCTTTCTCTTCAAATGAAATAGCACTAAAAAGATTTTCACATAAGTTTTTAAACTCTTCATAAACTTTATTATTTTCAATTAGATTTTTATTATAAGAAGTAAACTCTTTAATATTTTTGTAAATAGATTTTTGAATCTCAAAACACCAATTTTTATCCAAATAGAGCATATAATATTGATTTGGTTTTTTATCCAAAGGGTTACAAGAGTGGATCTCATTTGGATTTATAACTGCCAACATTCCTTTTTTAAAATTATATTTATTATTTCTATTTGTATAAATACTTTCTCCATCGATATTTATACCTATTGAAAAGGTTTCATGTAGGTGATCTTTGTATCGTTTTTCATTATTTGAATGTCTAAGTTCTAAATAGGGCATATTTTCATGGGTGAATATTTTTGTAAAAATTTTATTCATGGTGTTATTATATGTTATTATTGATAAATAGTAAAGAAAAATTGTCCCTTTTATGCAAGTGGATCTTCTCCATTTTTCCAAGAGGCAAGATATTTTTCTATTAAATGAAAATCCTCTCCTTTGTGTTCTGTAAAGGTTATATATTGATTTCTATTTGCAATTTTGAACTCTTTATTTACAATTGACATAAACCTTAATGCTAATACTCTTCTTTGTTCTAAAGTTCTACCTTCTCTAACATCCAAATTC comes from the Halarcobacter ebronensis genome and includes:
- a CDS encoding NAD(P)-dependent oxidoreductase, whose product is MAIGFIGLGNLGSAVAKRLTDMGEKLKVYNRTKSKALDSGYEVFDSPKELIDNCDIVFMCLFESLAVENIFEMENGLLSADLQGKTIIDLTTNHYEKVLTFHNKISQNGGEYLEAPIFGSVIPALQGAVTIVASGEKETFDECKPLLEKFGKEIFYLKEPGKASKMKLINNLCLGSFMATIAECTALGEACDIEKPKLLEILGVGGGQSLVLKGKTQKLIEEDFSAHFSNNAIYKDLHTLQDLAYSLNQPLFTAAVPKELFGQMKKDGRGEEDFSSIYQLFK
- a CDS encoding AraC family transcriptional regulator, which gives rise to MNKIFTKIFTHENMPYLELRHSNNEKRYKDHLHETFSIGINIDGESIYTNRNNKYNFKKGMLAVINPNEIHSCNPLDKKPNQYYMLYLDKNWCFEIQKSIYKNIKEFTSYNKNLIENNKVYEEFKNLCENLFSAISFEEKENELICFFTTLFEDGFEDIKNDEDNEIIDKILDYLKIHYKENISLNEISKEFDLNLFYIIRLFKNQLKITPHSYLVNLKINQAKKLLQEGGSIVDVALECGFSDQSHFHRNFTKIVAVTPNNYRLNFVQD
- a CDS encoding LysE family translocator — protein: MENFMIGFLTLALAHFMALLSPGVDFFIILSNSSKYGKLGGILTSTGIAFANLFYILLALFGISLIKENQLIFATIKILGSIYLLYIGFLLLKSKKRELFGKKIEKKKTKKDIFKYFSMGFFSAILNPKNSIFYFTMFSISIQNDTSFSIQIFYAAWMFFAVLLWDIFIVYLVTNKKSKIFLENYSNYIEKSSGFILIIIAILINI
- a CDS encoding VOC family protein → MFEVNSIDHIVLTVKDIQKSVEFYTNILGMKEEIFKGNRVALKFGHQKINLHELGNEFEPKAQNVKEGSADLCFITQMSVLEFKNHIESFGIEIIEGPIKRTGANGEINSIYLRDPDGNLIEVSNYIYAI
- a CDS encoding response regulator transcription factor, which encodes MEELKNLKILYIDDEDFIRENAVEYLGFYCDNVIEAKDGLEGFEKYKLHIPDIIITDIKMPKLNGLEMIRKIRKDDKKTKIILATAFLETSYLLEAVELGLVKYLLKPLTANKLLPVLKSCIEDMIDNKNIFKFSDNFTFDTYNKTLFKDKEPIVLTKKELLFLELLINNNKRAVKYSELNNYVWKGLMTEDALRTIVKELRKKISKESIKNISGIGYKLNA
- a CDS encoding tautomerase is translated as MPHLQFEINKNIDNKTKKNFAAKIRDSFSEVMQTGTDHIAISIREYDKYNLSIGRANPDEELCLMNLDVREGRTLEQRRVLALRFMSIVNKEFKIANRNQYITFTEHKGEDFHLIEKYLASWKNGEDPLA
- a CDS encoding sensor histidine kinase translates to MLRIILFIFLILINLDATTIKDSLFGSKFISYDGITFEPFENSNYKNIQTNKDITFKININKKILNNEIFYIKIFCKPDIFVSSNLKYRLNDDYPLIKIDKDINEPLILVFKANNNLPKFYIKIYNELEYNYILKNEKIFFGISYGILLCAFLYNLVFYLSNKKRAFLYYSILQLLLFFLLLIMYKEMFIFSCITTVNEKIIDSSISILINFILFFSILFNLEFLDTKKYTPSIHKALKVLALIIIINSFMILFSQSLNIFEYISLHYVILILIFSAFVVLKRGNKTAIIYLIGWALLFSIVFFSETNFFEMNDLYLLHIGIPLESLIFSLALGLKIRQIELEKQQNETLLINQSKLASMGEMIGNIAHQWRQPLTHLSYIIMNIKAAYDNNKLNNEYISKKSEEANRQIEFMSQTIDDFRNFFKTSKLQSDFSLIECIKENIRLLNESFKVLDIEIKLFYKKDFQINTYKGQLSQVIFNLLNNAKDEFIKNKTINPKIVIELSKTDKYFIIKIIDNAGGIEEKILKKIFEPYFTTKESGLGIGLYMSKIIIEKNMKGKLEVVNRKDGAEFIISLLTSK
- a CDS encoding DUF2860 family protein is translated as MKKILLLSFSACILLASEQNFVEFGVATKSSKNNFSTIGEDSINSQKAKSESDTSPYLNFFYGYNLSDSTNIYASYNNELRVGSKMNTSFGNFNFGIKYSAYDAWEDPFLLGTNRVETDVRELGAYLEYGVSFSNIHQGKIKYEFSSVDYNKENIVKELEREGYRHILGFDNMWKLKFFERDINYMANVSYEMYDADGKASAYDRYDLILGFSTPVSENLTLSSFIDIGKKNYDETNPVFNKKIDSTITGINANLRWDNILNYKSVYMNFKAGYLEEDANTDFYDKETTYGIISLGYKF